AAGCCTGAACCAGTAGCATAGAAAAGGCTAAAGAATGCTGCCAAGCCAACCGCCCAGTTTACTGCCTTACGACGGGGTAACTGGAATTTATCCATCACAGCAGCTACTGATGTCTCCACAATGGAGATGAGTGATGTTAGCCCTGCAAAGACAAGCGAGATGAAGAATAGGACACCCACCAGTTTACCCAGGGGCATTACATTAAGGATCTGTGGAAAAACATCAAATGCAAGCCCTACTCCAGACTTCGCATACTCGTCAACTGCTCCACCAGACTGTGTAGCCATAAAACCGATGGCACTAAAAATTGCTACACCAGAGATTAAGCTGAAACCACTATCAGCAAATGCAGTGATAAATGCATTGTTATTGATATCTGATTTCTTCGGTAAATAGCTGGCATACGTTAACATAATGGCAAATGCGATACTCAGACTATAGAAGACTTGCCCATAAGCTGCCAACCATGTTTTTGGATTGGTAATCCCACTCCAATCTGGGGTAAAGAAAGCATTAAGTCCTGCCATTGCACCATCGAGGAATAGACCACGAATTGCCATTAAAATCATCAATAAGAATAAGAGCGGCATAAAAATTTTACCAGCAGCCTCAATTCCCCGTTTAACCCCACGATGGAGAACACCGAACACCACTAGCCAAACAACCAGTAAAGGAATAAAGACACCCCACTGAATTCCACCTAACCAGCTTACATTCCATGAGTCCGTTACGCCTAAATACTCATACAAAAATGATCCAGTATCTTGACCCCAGCTCTGAAAAACAGCAAATCCTGTATACGAGATGGACCAACCGATAATGACAGAGTAATACGTTGCGATAATGAAAGCGACGCCTACTTGCCACCAACCATACCATTCCAACTTCCCTAAGCGGCTAAATGCTAATGGTGCAGAGCCCCGCATGCGCTGACCAATACTAAACTCTAGAATCAGCAAAGGAATACCTGCTGTTAATAGTGCAAATAAGTAAGGAATGAGGAATGCTCCACCCCCATTCTCATATGCGATGTAAGGGAAACGCCAGATGTTTCCAAGTCCTACCGCTGAGCCCACCGCTGCCATGATAAATCCTGCACGTGAGCCCCAATTTTGTCTTTCTTCCATGTAAATACTCCTCCTTTCGACAGTATGCGAGATTCTCTTAATTTTCTGAATATCTCGTCTATTAAGAATATATTATAGCAGACTTTTTTTAATATGCTAGTATTTTTTCAAAAAATATTTAAAGTTTTAAATTTAGTTGGCAAAATTGAACTCAGTAATTCCTTCACTTCAAATCTGAGCGAAAAAACGATATGATTAAGAAAGCTTGGACATTTGGGGAAAAATTGTCCATATTAAGGGAGGATTGTCGTGGAATCAAAAACAAATAACGCCATTGACCTATCTCAGTATGTCTCAAACACAGACAAGAATGTTTATACCATCTTTAACTTACCTGAAGAAGTAATCGCTGTTATTTTTGCATACGTTAGTCGTAGCCCGAAAAGCTTTCGGGAAAATCTTCGTCAGCTTTTGGAGGATGAAGAACTGGGCATTCAACAAGGGACATCAAGTCAGCTCTGGCTATCCAAAAAAGCCTCTTCCTTTCACGAGAAATGGGTTGTCCAATACGGTCACTCCTCCGTGGCTGAACACGCTGTTGCCCATGTGGGGATAGAGCAAATCAGCCGACTTGCTTCTGCTGCACTAGAGTTAGCTACCTCTTTTGGTAGCTTCACAGAATATAGTCAGCGCTATCAACGTCCACAGCGTGGAGCATACTATCTTCCTGTCGAATTGGCGCAAGCTCCACATTTGAAGGAACGCTTTATTGCTGTGCAAGAGGAAAACTACTCCATTTATGAAGAACTTTTTCATCAATTGGTTCAATATCTCCAGAAGGAGATCCCTTTACAAGCTGGAGAATCAGAGCGGGCTTATAAAATGCGAATTGAGAAGATCGCCTTTGAGGATGCACGTTATGTATTAAGTAATGCTACCTTTACCCAATTAGGGATGACCATTAATGGACGAGCAGTACGGGATGCCATCGTGCAATTGCTTTCTTCACCCTACCCAGAAATGCAGGAGCTTGGCCAACAGTTAACCGATGAAGTTAGTCAAGTCATCCCCACGCTCCTTCGGCACATTAAGGCGAACCAATATCAACTAAAAACAAGAGAAAACCTTCATGCTGAAAATTATGCAAAATTAATCGCTAAGGCTGATTGGTGTGAAGGTGAGAGCAAATCCCATGCTCGAATCCTCTCTGTAGATGAAGAGCTTGCCACACTAAGAAAGCTCGCATCCCTACTACTGATGCAGTTCCAAGAACTAGGCTATGATGAAGCGGACAAACGGGCTGAACAAGCCACAGAGGAAGAGCTAAAAAGTATTGTTTCCAACGGCTTATCCAATCTCCAATTCTTCGATCATCCGTTAGAGCTATTCCAACATGTGAACTATACCGTTCAGCTCCAGATCTCCGAAGCCAACTGGCACCAGCTCTTACGGCATAATCGTAAGACACACTTCACCTATCAGGAGCCAACCATTGTGAATGGATATACGATCCCTCCACATATTGTTGCTGCTGGTGCGACCGCTCCCTTCCAAAGAGCGATGGAGAATGCCAATCAGCTTTATGTCCAATTAATCAATGAGCTTCCACAAGTGGCTCCTTATGCGGTGACCAATGCTCATCATCGTCAGCTGATGGCTACCATCTCCTTATGGGAACTCTATCATTTGATCAACTTACGGACATCCGATGAAGCACAATGGGATATTCGACAAACTTTTCAAGATCTCCACGATCAGCTGCAACAGATTCATCCTACCCTGCTCCATTTTGCAAAACGTCGACCTTAATAGCAACAAGCCCATGCACCTGGCTCATGAAGACCAGTGCATGGGCTTTTTATATTGAAAACTGCGCCTTCCTTCTAGCATTCCTTCAATTAGAGAAGGGTAAGGGAACATCAACTTCTTCAATCATCACATGGAGCTGTTTGCTTAAATCACGTTCACAAATCTTGCAATAGGGTTCCCCATTTGCATCATAAAGCACCCGAATCACCGGCCGCTCAGGAATATTGGAATGAACATCTACAACTACACCTAATTCTCCTGTGCTTAAGCGGACACTCATCCCAATGGGGTACATGGAGATGGTTTTATGAAATACTTCAATCATTTTCGGATTAAATAGCTTGCCTGACCCAGCCAGGAGAATTTCATAAGCCTCATGAGGTAACATGGCACCTCGATAGACCCGATTGGATGTCAATGCATCGTACACATCTGCAATGGCAACTACTTGTGCATAGGGCTGGATATCCTCTTCTAAGAGTTGACGGGGATAACCACTTCCATCTATGCGTTCATGATGTTGAAGAGCACAATGAGCCACAAGTAGGGATAATTCTGGTTGCTTCCGCAAGATCTGAAACCCTGTCCATGTATGCTGTTGAACGAGTTGAAACTCTTCCTCTGTCAACTTGCCTGGTTTATTTAGAATTTCTGAAGGAATCATCTGTTTTCCCACATCATGAAAGATTGCGCCCAGCCCCTGCTCCGCAAGCTCTTGATCGTTATATCCCATACGGAACCCTAAAGCGAGACTATAGAGCATCACCTGATAGGAATGCTTATATAGTTCATGATCTGTGACATAGATATTCCCAAGCATGAGTAATGTAGTGGGTTGTGTTTTCAGTTCATCAATGATGAGATGGACGGATTGGAGTAGACGCTTATGCAACTCCGCAGGGCGTTGTACTTTATTACGCCATGGTTCTTCGATTAGAAGTGAATCAAGGGAATCATGAATGGCAGACATCACCTCTTTACGAACCTCTAGAGAAACTGTCTCCAGCGGTTCGATCCCTTCTGTTGCATCATCGATCACGAAGAGATGTGTTACTCCCATCTGACTCATACGGCGAATAAAGCGTGGAGTCAGTTCCATTCCCTTGGCAATCAGGATAACCCCCGACTCGTCATAGATATCCTTCGCTAATATCATCCCCGGAACACAATGTTGTATAGATACAAGTCTCATGATTGTTCTCCTTAATCCCTTTTATTTTTCTCTATTTCAGGAAAGACGGATCCAGCGATTCCTCTTTGCATCTATTATACTCATCGGATTCTGAAGCTCTTGACTCAAGAGATCTCGTAACATTTCTGGCAGAAAGTATTCAGCACGTTCAACACCTACCAACTCCGGAAATCCCACGCCAAAGGTATACATATCAATAATTCCCACACGATATAATTGATCAGCTTGCAGGGGCTTTCCCTGAAACAAAACACTGGTGATCTCATTGCCATGATAAGAAACTGTTAATCCATCAACGACCATACTACCAAACATTGTACCACGAAACCCATAACCATGAATTCGTTGTTGAATGATCCGTTCATCCAAGGAGTGACGGAGGACCTGTCCAACCTCTCGCCCTGATAGTCGTACCACTGCAGGATTAATCGGATGCGGTAAAGTTTGATGGATCATCTCACGCGTTATAGGTCCTTGTGGCAGTGCGCGTAAAATCAGGCCACTATTCAACAAAGCCATATCTGAATTGGTCCATTTCCGTACTGCGATGGCTAAAAGATTAGGTAAAGGGCTCTCTTCATACCAGGAAAAGGTTAATTCATCATTCAACTGTATGATAGCCTCTCCTAGTACTTGATGGGCAAGTAATTCTTTTTGTTCAATCCATGCTTGAATCTCTTTATTCTCCTCATACTCATCGACTGGTTCACAAGTGGCTTCCAATGAAACAATGCGTTGCTTCACATCATCCCATTCAATAACCACATGCCCCAGTGCCTGACCAAATTTTCCAGCCTCGGCAATTAAATGTTCATTCACCCAATGCCCATCAGGAAAATAATTATGGGTATGTGCCCCTAAAACAAGATCAATTTGGGGAACCTCAACGACGATCCGTTCGTCGAATTGGATTCCACAATGGGACATTAATACAAGAAGATCAACACGTGGTCGAAGCTCAGCAACCATTCTTTTCACCGTTTCTACTGGATCGAGGATATACCAGCCTAGCTGCTCATAGAAGATGGTGAATGGAGCTGTAACACCGAGAAAGCCGATGCGGATTCCCGAGAGTTCTGCGATGGAATAACGTTGTACCCATTTTGGTGCCTGCAAGCTCTTCTTATCCAAGAGATTACTGAGAATCACTTTACAAGAAGTATGTGCATATAACTCCTGCAGTTTCTCCTTGGGCATGGTGATGCCCTCATTATTCCCTAGCGTCAGGTAATGATAGCCCATTTTTTCCAAGAGCTCAATATTTGCTTGTCCCAGTGAGGCTTCGGTGATTGGGTGAACCCGATCCAGATGATCACCCAAATCTATGAGTAAATAATCCTCACCAGCTCGCGTCACTTCCTTTTTTCTCTCGTTGATCACAGTAGCTAGCCGCGGAAGATTGACAAAATGACTATGAATATCATTGGTATGCAACAGATGAACTCTTCGCATATTCCCATCCTCTCATGACGATAAATACCCGATAGCATACAATGTGCTATATTGTGAATACATGCCCATACAAAGATAAAGTAAGGAGTGGTTATATGATCGGGTCTCCATTTCAATCTGATCAGCCCTTAATCATTGAACGATCATGTTTAATGCGCTTCCATGATCACGCTAAATCCGCACTACCCCACGAAGCTGCTGCACTTCTTACAGGTTATGATCATCATATCACGGATTTAGTTCCCATTGAAGTGATGGCTACTCCCGAGACATTTTCACTCTCACCTCAGCTTCTGCTTCAAGAGTTGCATAAAATCTGTGAGCGCAAACAAGAATGGATCGGCCTGATCCATAGTCATCCCACCATGCCTCCCATCCCTTCTTCGGCAGATACAACAGGCTGGCACTATCCTATGCTCTCCTATTGGATTCTCTCCCTTGCTGCTGAACCAGCGGAGGTAGCCTTATACCGCTGGATAGAAAACTCATGGAGGAACTATCCATACGAGGTCAAGTAGCCTTGATTTTAGACTTGTAGGTGAAATGCCCCACTGTACTCTTCAATTATTACGTTATGGTGAAGAAACCAAGTTGACGTTTCATGATTTACACAACAGGGTATATCTAGTATGAAGGGGGAGGTATGATGTGGGCCGAGCTTAGTCTTGTGGTTATAGCCATTGCCTTTGTCTTTCTCGTCTACTATGTAATACAAACCTTAAAAACAGCGCAAGCTACATTGAACCAATGGAATGAGACCTTACCGCGTATTGAGCAAAAAGTGGATCAACTGGTTCAGGAAACAACCAATACCCTTCAAGAAGCGAATCAGGTGATCCTACAGGCGCAGGAACAGAGTAAATCCGTCACAGAGATGCTCAACAAGGTGAACACCAAACTAGACTCTGTGAGTGCATCATTCAAGGCAAAGAGACAAGCCTTGCCAATCGATGCAGCATTACAGGCAACCTCAAAATCCAACCTGCTTATTCCTGTAGCTCAAATGCTTGCAAAGGTCTGGCGAGAACGGCGTCAAAAGAAAAGGATTGCACAGAGGATAAATGAAGCAACGAAGGAGGAAATAAAACATGAGTGATGATCGGATTGAAAGTAAGGATTTCTTTTTAGGTGCGTTGATTGGTGGGGTTATTGGAGCGACTGCTGCCTTGCTAT
Above is a genomic segment from Rubeoparvulum massiliense containing:
- a CDS encoding HD-GYP domain-containing protein, which translates into the protein MRLVSIQHCVPGMILAKDIYDESGVILIAKGMELTPRFIRRMSQMGVTHLFVIDDATEGIEPLETVSLEVRKEVMSAIHDSLDSLLIEEPWRNKVQRPAELHKRLLQSVHLIIDELKTQPTTLLMLGNIYVTDHELYKHSYQVMLYSLALGFRMGYNDQELAEQGLGAIFHDVGKQMIPSEILNKPGKLTEEEFQLVQQHTWTGFQILRKQPELSLLVAHCALQHHERIDGSGYPRQLLEEDIQPYAQVVAIADVYDALTSNRVYRGAMLPHEAYEILLAGSGKLFNPKMIEVFHKTISMYPIGMSVRLSTGELGVVVDVHSNIPERPVIRVLYDANGEPYCKICERDLSKQLHVMIEEVDVPLPFSN
- a CDS encoding bifunctional metallophosphatase/5'-nucleotidase; translated protein: MRRVHLLHTNDIHSHFVNLPRLATVINERKKEVTRAGEDYLLIDLGDHLDRVHPITEASLGQANIELLEKMGYHYLTLGNNEGITMPKEKLQELYAHTSCKVILSNLLDKKSLQAPKWVQRYSIAELSGIRIGFLGVTAPFTIFYEQLGWYILDPVETVKRMVAELRPRVDLLVLMSHCGIQFDERIVVEVPQIDLVLGAHTHNYFPDGHWVNEHLIAEAGKFGQALGHVVIEWDDVKQRIVSLEATCEPVDEYEENKEIQAWIEQKELLAHQVLGEAIIQLNDELTFSWYEESPLPNLLAIAVRKWTNSDMALLNSGLILRALPQGPITREMIHQTLPHPINPAVVRLSGREVGQVLRHSLDERIIQQRIHGYGFRGTMFGSMVVDGLTVSYHGNEITSVLFQGKPLQADQLYRVGIIDMYTFGVGFPELVGVERAEYFLPEMLRDLLSQELQNPMSIIDAKRNRWIRLS
- a CDS encoding FAD-dependent thymidylate synthase; translation: MESKTNNAIDLSQYVSNTDKNVYTIFNLPEEVIAVIFAYVSRSPKSFRENLRQLLEDEELGIQQGTSSQLWLSKKASSFHEKWVVQYGHSSVAEHAVAHVGIEQISRLASAALELATSFGSFTEYSQRYQRPQRGAYYLPVELAQAPHLKERFIAVQEENYSIYEELFHQLVQYLQKEIPLQAGESERAYKMRIEKIAFEDARYVLSNATFTQLGMTINGRAVRDAIVQLLSSPYPEMQELGQQLTDEVSQVIPTLLRHIKANQYQLKTRENLHAENYAKLIAKADWCEGESKSHARILSVDEELATLRKLASLLLMQFQELGYDEADKRAEQATEEELKSIVSNGLSNLQFFDHPLELFQHVNYTVQLQISEANWHQLLRHNRKTHFTYQEPTIVNGYTIPPHIVAAGATAPFQRAMENANQLYVQLINELPQVAPYAVTNAHHRQLMATISLWELYHLINLRTSDEAQWDIRQTFQDLHDQLQQIHPTLLHFAKRRP
- a CDS encoding sodium-dependent transporter, which produces MEERQNWGSRAGFIMAAVGSAVGLGNIWRFPYIAYENGGGAFLIPYLFALLTAGIPLLILEFSIGQRMRGSAPLAFSRLGKLEWYGWWQVGVAFIIATYYSVIIGWSISYTGFAVFQSWGQDTGSFLYEYLGVTDSWNVSWLGGIQWGVFIPLLVVWLVVFGVLHRGVKRGIEAAGKIFMPLLFLLMILMAIRGLFLDGAMAGLNAFFTPDWSGITNPKTWLAAYGQVFYSLSIAFAIMLTYASYLPKKSDINNNAFITAFADSGFSLISGVAIFSAIGFMATQSGGAVDEYAKSGVGLAFDVFPQILNVMPLGKLVGVLFFISLVFAGLTSLISIVETSVAAVMDKFQLPRRKAVNWAVGLAAFFSLFYATGSGLYILDTVDYFINNYGVALSGLFFAILMGWILNKTEDIRDYNNSISEIKVGRWWNFSIIVLTPSVLGYMALQQLKTDLTTNYGDYPDSLISIGWAAAIGVIVMGFYMQSIRSTNPRFKVEKSGEEEAV
- a CDS encoding Mov34/MPN/PAD-1 family protein, encoding MIGSPFQSDQPLIIERSCLMRFHDHAKSALPHEAAALLTGYDHHITDLVPIEVMATPETFSLSPQLLLQELHKICERKQEWIGLIHSHPTMPPIPSSADTTGWHYPMLSYWILSLAAEPAEVALYRWIENSWRNYPYEVK
- a CDS encoding DUF948 domain-containing protein, translated to MWAELSLVVIAIAFVFLVYYVIQTLKTAQATLNQWNETLPRIEQKVDQLVQETTNTLQEANQVILQAQEQSKSVTEMLNKVNTKLDSVSASFKAKRQALPIDAALQATSKSNLLIPVAQMLAKVWRERRQKKRIAQRINEATKEEIKHE